In the genome of Candidatus Syntrophosphaera sp., one region contains:
- a CDS encoding carboxypeptidase regulatory-like domain-containing protein → MKKAVLIPALMLLMALAHGYPVLIRSWNPQADAKTLSQMNISVVNVNRQSGSITAYVRGNEEFEELLDHGFQAAKLPDEARENALRLHSQDPGSAPRDEYYTIDQYHQFMVDTAAQYPNICQLVQVGTSIQNRPLYFLKITDNPALEEAEPEFKYISSMHGNEVVGYDMCIRLIQLLTSEYGTDARITDLVNSTEIWICPMMNPDGFVLGQRYNAAGVDLNRNFPMPTGNQHPDGNAWAPENIAVMDFCNDQSFVLSANFHTGALVMNYPWDYTYNLTPDDALIQAAALSYSIHNLPMYNSTEFPNGITNGAEWYVITGSMQDWNYGYTDCIDITAEISNSFWPPASTLPTYWAQNQESMLSYLEFVHKGVHGLVTSSSGTPLDAKITVQGNAKAMHTDPDVGDFHRLLLPGSYTITAESYGYLPQTAQITVPASGSTSHNFVLEHAVSVNLRGQARDPEGYPLAGLEVALLAETPITANTDALGNFQINGIYEGNYQISFSQAGAVIWETSFLLTRDETRRIFVISDPLELFSDPCETIGNWTATPPWGVSTYQGESVITDSPGGNYANRISKPLLLTNPISLQNIENPVLTFRTAYALENGYDFVYVQASNTTSNWTTLGSITGTQLSWQDMSFSLAQFAGQSVHVRFLIVTDYSVTADGIYLDDITIKGIDSTELIYGDADGNRQLTKADGLSILAYSIGLDPLPDIDPRPWSAERIAACDLDADQSIDAFDAWLLFNYIGEAGWRLPVQTDVPENPGDPVLTAHYNGVLVIDLEHPELLKSISFSTSPVNVVQISHVGTLHDDLYGQFFNADEDRYGYAGHAVQHLSLTVTLEDDPSDFTLQYSLNGVPGSVFISTSAAGDDPLVPVPVFSLAQNHPNPFNPSTRITISLAKAHQTAHLRIYNAKGQLVKTLLSGIQPAGVQNLVWDGRDDFGKPVSSGIYLYRLESGGESLTRKMILLK, encoded by the coding sequence ATGAAAAAAGCAGTGTTGATCCCAGCCCTGATGCTCCTGATGGCCCTGGCCCATGGCTATCCCGTGCTGATCAGAAGCTGGAATCCCCAGGCCGACGCGAAAACCCTGAGCCAGATGAACATCAGCGTCGTCAACGTCAACCGGCAAAGCGGCAGCATCACGGCATACGTGCGCGGCAACGAGGAATTTGAAGAGCTTCTGGACCACGGTTTCCAGGCTGCCAAGCTCCCCGATGAGGCGCGCGAGAACGCTTTACGCCTGCATTCGCAAGATCCCGGCAGCGCGCCCAGGGATGAGTATTACACGATTGACCAATATCATCAATTCATGGTCGACACTGCAGCCCAGTATCCCAACATCTGCCAGCTTGTCCAGGTCGGAACCTCGATCCAGAACCGGCCGCTCTACTTTCTCAAGATAACGGACAATCCCGCGCTCGAAGAAGCGGAACCCGAATTCAAATATATCTCGTCCATGCACGGCAACGAGGTGGTGGGCTACGACATGTGCATCCGGCTGATCCAACTGCTCACCTCCGAATACGGGACCGACGCCCGTATCACTGATCTGGTGAATAGTACGGAGATCTGGATCTGCCCGATGATGAATCCCGACGGATTTGTCCTCGGCCAGCGCTACAACGCGGCGGGGGTGGACCTGAACCGCAATTTCCCGATGCCCACGGGAAACCAGCATCCGGACGGAAACGCCTGGGCGCCCGAGAACATAGCGGTCATGGATTTCTGCAACGATCAGAGCTTCGTGCTCTCAGCCAATTTCCACACCGGCGCCCTGGTGATGAATTATCCTTGGGACTATACCTATAACCTCACCCCGGACGACGCACTGATCCAGGCCGCGGCGCTCTCCTACTCCATCCACAACCTGCCCATGTACAACAGCACCGAGTTTCCCAACGGCATCACCAATGGCGCGGAGTGGTACGTGATCACCGGCTCGATGCAGGATTGGAACTACGGCTATACCGATTGCATCGACATCACCGCGGAGATCAGCAACTCTTTCTGGCCGCCGGCTTCCACCCTGCCCACCTATTGGGCGCAAAACCAGGAATCGATGTTGTCCTACCTGGAATTCGTCCACAAGGGAGTTCACGGCCTGGTGACCTCTTCGTCTGGAACTCCTTTGGACGCGAAGATAACCGTGCAGGGCAACGCCAAGGCCATGCACACCGATCCGGATGTGGGCGATTTCCACAGACTGCTGCTGCCAGGCTCGTACACCATCACTGCCGAATCCTATGGCTATCTGCCTCAAACAGCCCAGATCACCGTTCCAGCCAGCGGCTCCACGAGCCACAACTTCGTACTCGAACACGCCGTGTCCGTGAATCTGCGTGGCCAGGCCCGCGATCCTGAGGGTTACCCCCTGGCCGGGCTGGAAGTCGCTCTGCTGGCTGAAACTCCCATCACGGCAAACACCGACGCCCTCGGCAATTTCCAAATCAACGGCATCTACGAAGGCAATTATCAGATCAGCTTCAGCCAGGCCGGAGCAGTGATCTGGGAAACATCTTTTTTGCTCACCCGGGATGAGACCCGGCGGATCTTCGTGATCTCAGATCCTCTTGAGCTGTTCTCTGACCCCTGCGAAACGATCGGCAACTGGACCGCCACGCCGCCCTGGGGCGTTTCGACCTACCAAGGCGAGAGTGTGATAACTGACTCTCCGGGCGGCAACTATGCCAATCGAATCAGTAAACCACTTTTACTCACTAATCCTATCTCATTGCAAAATATAGAGAATCCTGTTCTTACATTCAGAACCGCCTACGCCCTGGAAAACGGCTATGATTTCGTCTATGTGCAGGCTTCCAACACCACTTCCAACTGGACGACCCTGGGCAGCATCACCGGCACCCAGTTGAGCTGGCAGGACATGTCTTTTTCCCTGGCCCAGTTTGCCGGCCAGAGCGTGCATGTCCGCTTCCTGATCGTCACGGACTACAGCGTTACGGCCGATGGGATCTATCTCGACGACATCACCATCAAAGGCATCGACTCCACAGAGCTAATCTATGGCGATGCCGACGGCAACCGGCAGCTCACCAAAGCCGACGGACTGAGCATCCTGGCCTATTCGATCGGCCTGGACCCGCTTCCCGACATCGATCCCCGGCCTTGGTCGGCAGAGCGGATCGCTGCCTGCGACCTGGACGCGGACCAAAGCATTGACGCCTTTGATGCCTGGCTGCTGTTCAACTATATTGGCGAAGCGGGTTGGCGCCTGCCGGTGCAGACCGATGTGCCGGAAAACCCGGGCGATCCGGTGCTCACGGCACATTACAATGGGGTTTTGGTCATCGATCTCGAACACCCGGAGTTGCTGAAATCCATCAGTTTTTCCACCTCGCCGGTGAATGTTGTCCAGATCAGCCACGTCGGGACCCTGCATGACGATCTTTACGGGCAATTCTTCAACGCGGATGAGGATCGCTACGGCTATGCCGGCCATGCCGTGCAGCATTTGTCCCTGACCGTAACCCTGGAGGACGATCCTTCCGATTTCACTTTGCAATACAGCCTCAACGGCGTTCCTGGCTCGGTTTTCATCAGCACCTCCGCGGCCGGCGATGATCCTTTGGTTCCTGTTCCGGTGTTCAGCCTGGCGCAGAACCATCCCAATCCTTTCAACCCCAGCACGCGCATCACAATTTCCCTGGCCAAAGCGCACCAGACGGCCCACTTGAGGATCTACAACGCCAAAGGCCAGCTTGTTAAGACCCTGTTGTCAGGAATCCAGCCGGCCGGGGTTCAGAATCTCGTCTGGGACGGACGGGATGACT